cgaccggtccgaccgcgaaccggccatgtcaCCGGTCCAGTCCGGTATCAAACCTGGAAGGTAATGGAAAACCGCTACGAACCGGGTGAACCGTACAAACCGTTAAAACCCGTATAAACCGGGAACCGGCGGTtctcaaatttttgaataatataacctcaaattcaaaataatagcaagaatGGAGGCTGCTAGATTCGAACTCCGGTCTCTGAGACCACAATAAGGTACGCTTGCCACTAAACCACAGCCGAAGGACGAGCTATTGTTGTGTAGAACTGTActtaactaaaaaataaaatcagatTAAATAAAAAACCCTAGCATTAAGAAAGCGCAGACGGcacatttcatttcaatatGAGAGTGCCACATTTTGTACACATCCAGAGGTTATAAATGGCTTGCTTGATTACATTGAAACAAAAGTGGATTGGTGCAACCCTGAAAAATTATCGCAAGAGGTTGGAATGTATCGGGAAAGACAAGGGAGTTTTGGACGCAAACTTGCTATTCTTACTAGCAAATCTGATCGGCCaggttatttatatttttttaatatctaAAACTTGTGAACTTATTCTTTATTTGATCTAATATTTTAATATGATTGTGATAGAAAATTGGTGGAAGTTATATGGTTGTGATGCTCCGAATTTGTAAAAGCTTGCAATTAGAATTTTGAGTCAAACAGCTTCTTCTTCTAAGTGTGAACGTATTTGGAGCGTTTTGAACGCATTCACACTGACAAAAGGAATAGGTTGGAGCACCAAAGACTTAATGATCTTGTTTATGTGCACTACAATTTGCGTTTGCAacataagtataattgatttttTACTTTATTCTTTACATTTTATTTATAAAGTAATATTAGATTTGTAACTAATGTATTTTATTGTAGGTTTGATCACCGAAAGAGATCTTATGATCCCATTGATGAATCTATTGATAAAACGGAATTTTGGGTCATAGAAGAAGAACAAGATGGCGAGCTTAATTGTGATGAATTGGAGGAAGAACTCGAAGAACTTCCTAAAGATGATTCTCAACTAGTTGAAGGTTGGttttaatattaaaataaatatatttttaacttGTAATATGAGGTGCTaaaagtgcattttttaatttgaattttattataaatatgaaaaaattcttaattgtttatttatttatttatttagatgATGAAAGTGAAGTTGGGGAAGATAATGCTATTGATTTGGAAGCATTTCAGCGTAGGCGCCTTttggatgatgatgaagataatgaTTGGTAATATAACATGTTAATTAGTGATGTTTAGTAGCAATTGATTCTTTTTGTGTTTGGTTGTATCTTTGTCTTTAgaaattttttgacttttttttagtttcaccaattagatttatattttttgtaataaattttttaatttttcaggtTAAATTGATAAAATTGTGAAGGAGGTGCTGTTGCCTTGTCATGCCAATAATGGAAGTTTGTTATTCAAATTGTTTGCCTTGAATATGAGTTGAACTCTATTTTGGACTTTTTGAGAATTGTAAAAGAATATcaacatttattttatttatttttgtgtttttgtttgtgATAATTGATGAACATTTGGACTATATCTATCTATGTTTGTAATGAATATATGAAAACCTGTgatgaattatgatattttagttatatttatcaTGTCAGGTTTCATGTAtaacttttagaaaatttattattgtctcaacttaaatttaattttaagtTACATTGGTGAATGTATTTTTGGGACTTAAGTTATTAATAATCATGTTAGATTGTACATTAGCCGTTAAGTTTCAGTGTAGACTATAGAGTGAAGAATTGTGaactgttaaaaaaaaaaaaacattgaacCGTTGAACCGACCGGTCAGACCGTGAACCGTCCCTCTCTCCGGTTCGCTggccggtccgagtttaaaaacattggaaTGAAGGATGAAATTGGAATTCATGCAGTGGGGTCAATGGTGTTTCCTTTGACTTAATGAACCTAAATTACTTGTATGATTCAACCCGTGCCAGAGCTCTGTTACAACCTGTATCAAGACCCTttgatttttgcattaaatttggCTTCAGTGGTGGCGATGTGATATATTAACAAGCATATGGTAACGTCATTTTATTGTGTGGCGAGAGTAACTCTTTGTGTTTTATGTTGGTGTAGTGAGTAATCATATAACATTCTATAAGAGAGGGTTAAGTATTGCAATTTCTGAATTTGATAACATTGTTAGGAGGATAGGATATTTGTACTCGCATGGCGCTGCATATGTGTAACTGTGATTGTATTTTTGAGCTCCGagatgcttgaggacaagcattgtcttggtgtggggggatttgatagggtgataattgatagggtgttaattgttggttattttattgttaattttcccctttatccttgccaaatattgttttaattattaatatttacttatatttggtattggactcaatttcaggaagtgaaacagaaaattacaaaaatgaGGGACTTTTTGGAGATAATTGGGATTTCAAACAACCGGCCCCACATGGTGctacaaagagattgcatttccTTTGCTGATTAGGAGATTGGAGTCCTACGGGCAATAGGAAACTAAAAGCAAGGAATTCGGTAGAGCTCCACTTTTGGTTTGATTCTCAATTCCAGCGGGGACCACAGGGATAAGAAGCTTTAGTCATTGTTGGCTTTAAAAAGGAGACAAACGTACAGAGAACTCTTATCAATCAATAGTTTTAGTTTAGGCTTTGAGcatagtttttagttttcttttcttagctctttcgcatggttgttctccattaatggaggactaacctcttaattctagtcaaggggacaactgaagacttggttcaacaattactgtgagatctaatttattttaattgcttccttaatttattggtatttatatgtttcctgcttttaattgctatagctcgtgtgagtgattgaatagatgcgcaatatttaattattcacataggctattttgctaaatagggataattgaatccgtaattgttcgttatctttatctcagtagcaactggcgtaattgggtttatgtcaggggaacatacgatctaacttaaacaaactctcgtagcgtgtttgttagttaggattgggtctttctaattattaatgcaatctagaaattaaaccctacggtcgtacctagggttgtttttgggttagagaaatagttaacggtcgtaccttaactatcgagaaagtAAGGAAAGGTtagttgtttatcgcgtgcatggcaactataactaatctattaataaatgtggaattatctgtgaatcaatgatcagtgcctgaaccatttctgaagtgtacccttggctagagtttctcttaattatttcttttaatcaattattttctgcacttaatttatttatttagcatCTAATCCAAGAACCTCCCATACtctggactctagaagaaacgaattatccccagtccctgtggattcgaccctactcaccgctatatacaaaatctgtatttttctcgagtaggtatttattattgtacaggttcggcacctgtcaataaTTGAGTGTTATTACATTGATGTTtagtcctaattttggctaattATGGTCCAGAGTAATGGGTTTCTGTTCATAATTGGTATTTGCGTCTATTGCAGGCAATTGGTGTCAAaagtggtaaaaaaaaaaaaagcaaattccAGAAGACTAGGCATTCtctggcgtgcccacgccagataACGCAGAGCTGCGTGAAAAAGACAGACCGTGGGTCCTATCCCTGGAGCTACTTCCTTTCTTTGGAGATACATTTTGAACCTAAATGGGATTAGGAAACCGTTGCAGAGAAGACTTTTGGCAACAATTCAATTAGGGAAATAAGGAAGCAATCCTTTTGAGAAACAAACTCTATGTCGGAAAGCAAGTGTGCGGCGGAAACACTTTAAATAGGACAGCAGTAGACTAGGGTCTTTCATCTTTCGTCTTTGTCTTTTACTTCTCAACGCAAGTCTTAGACTGGCTGCGATACCCTTTTACTTTTCATCAACAAAAACTCCATGAAAACTTTGAATTGCTTTGTTGTCATGACTATgagtagaggtggcaaatcaacccacttaactaaatttacccatacccgcccatgaatagatgggtataggtatcttaaatttttgtatatgggtataaatgggttacccaataatacctatttattaaatgggtattattgggtaacccatcaaacccaattaacccatttagaattctcttcccccccctcaagtctcttcttttcccccaccttttttttttcaaatttttcattttgtcatgatgttaactacttttgttttattattattattattattattatttgttgattttatcttattattttattttctcttagtttgttaacttgctcattttttagcattaccaatttatgataaattttaaccTATTTGcttatctttataaaatgaaattttaaatttatatatgaaaaaaatgttaggggttcaaaaattttggattaagtttttatattgatttttatagtacttagttcaaatttttatattcttattattaaattattaaataataggtaattttgtgacatagagtataaatgaaaaaaattggtaattaagtgtattgaacattataagtaaatatttaaaactaatgatggggtACAAAGAGtgatataaattgataacttagtttgcaaaaatgaatttaaatgagtttgcaaaaagttaaaataaatgggttataaatgggtaattgggttacccaattcatttctTGACTTACcaatttatacccatctaattaaatgggtataaatgggttgactcacttatacccattacccattttacccaacccaaacccgcccaagtcacccattttgacacctctaactATGAGGCAAGGCTAAATCGTTTATCTAGTTGAAGAGTAATCAAGGCCCGGAGCATGAATAATTGTGAGATCATTTTGTTTATTCCAAATTCTGCCTTTGTGAGTATTTAATTATTCTTTGTTTGAACAATCTATTATTGTTTGGATTTATTGGATCAATATGACCAGTTGTTTAATTGTCTAAATAATATATTGTCAGTTAGGACAGCGGTGCGTATCACTTGAATGTCTTAAATTAGTGGCAAATGGTACCAATTTCATTGCGTCACAAGCAGTCTAATCTGGGTCGTAGGAATAATTAATCTAGTTTAAATGAACCCACATGTGTGTTTGTTAACTAGAATTGGGTCTCTCTAATTCCTAAAACTGTAATTAGATTAAATCCTTCGAGCGTCTCTGGAGTTATCTATTTTACAAGAGGGTAGTTTAAGAGCGTCTCTGAACTACTGTAAAATTAAGAAGAGATTGGGAGTTTAGCGGTTGCTAAATTGTTAGAGCCAATTTATTTGCGAACGTGTGGATTAATTCATGTATCTATGATCAATTGCGTGAACCGGTGCCGAGATTATCTCCTTGATTAGGTTGTGTCAATTAATTGTTTATTACATTCTTTAGTTATTGCACTTCTTGCAATTGTTTAGTAATCCTGCatctttaatttatttattttatttcccttcCAAAAATCCCCCAATTATCTGTGTGTGATAAGTCTACCAGTTACCTGAGGAGACGATCCTACTCACCACTATACTCATTCAGTTTTGGTAATAggtataatataaattttatttttggtggtttgacaccCACCAATATGTGATGAAAGAGGGGCATCACTTGAAAAGATTATTAACTAACAGTTAATATCCCTAAACCATAAAAGACTAATTGAGATGTAAAAAATCATAATCACAACCCTTGGAAGTTGtgtaaaaatataacaaacagtTACTCGTTTATAGTCTTGATATACTAGCACAAAGTGTTATCAAGTAGTAGCAAAGAGAATTCGAATTCGTCCACTGATTTGTAATAAATAGACCTGCGAATTTACCCCTTTTCAGATTACGAGTTGAAGTCCATTCTCATCGAACTCATCATAAGTATTCATAGTTGAGACAAGAAACTAGAGGAATTCAGACGTGAAACGGTTGCTAAAATTGGGGCCTTACAAGATCAACACAAGTCGGGTTGGGGTGGGAGAGAGTCCAAAATGTCCCACAAACATTAAATGAGTCTACTTTGCAGCTCGAGACGAGCATGTGGTCTTACGTTTCATCTTTTAGAGTCCAGTTTTGGCGTCATATGCTACAATTTAGGACGCCGTAGAACCCCTTTcctgtttgtttttgttgtcaTATTCTACAATTTCGTTTttgtgtttcttttgttttagtgcCTGATGTTGGTAGAAGGTGATTCCTGTATTATCCAATTAAATTGCATTCATGTATTTAGAAAGAGAGAGATTACTTTTTTGGTTCTTCGTACCACGAAGAATTCAGTTAGTTGCTCTTTTTTTTAGCCCAAATTTCATTGTATTATTGTCTACGTTTACTTGTCAGAACCTATAAACAAATATAGGCATCGACTTATTGTACAATTGTGATATTTAGACATGTTTTCTCCACAATTTGGATATTTTATCCCGAGCTCCATATATCATCTAAAACATATTCTGTGGAATTCAAAAATGGAAGATTAAATATTCAAACAACCACATCACCTTTAAACCTCTTTGGAGGATCAATTATTTTACTAATGCCCTTTCCAGCAATTAGCTCAAAGCAGCAGAACCCCAAGCTGCAGACATTCTTCTTAAAGGAACTTAAGTCCCATACTTTATTCTTTgcaaaaaattcaccaacttGAAGATGTAAAATATGATTCTGAAAATTTAGCAAATCCATACCTAAGATTGAGCATACATcttcaataaataaattcttcGATGGAGTGCTATTCTATCCTAATCAAGCCACGTAATGCCTTTTGCGATCCCCATTGCAATTTTTACCTTAAACCTGTTTTTGAGCAGAAAAGAGATTATCATAGAGGTTTCCTTTCGATATGAATTTGTAGATCACAAGTCTGTTGTTACTTCCCAAATTATGCTATCATAttcttccaaaaatcatgaGCTCAAACATAAATTGTTAATCAATTCTGTCAAAACAATAGAGTTTGAACctcaaatagaaaaaaaaattaaataaaaaaagataacAAAGTTCCTTGACGGCAAATTAACACAAGTTTGAAAAGAAATAGCACACAGCCATCACTAAATTCAGCAAAAACGCAATTACACAAAATACACCAATAGCAAAATATCTGAATAACCTTTATGCTGCCGTACAAACTTCATTGATTGTTTCAACCAAATCTTAACAAGGAAAGAGCCATCTATCCTTTTCAACTTTTACCTTCATCTTCCACAAAAGTATCAAAGAAAGCCAGACTACACAGATGACCACTGAtatcatcaagaaaaaaaatagagcaaTAATTAGTTGTTTTTTCTCCAATTTCAATGTGCTCGTGCATGCATTACAGGCAACTGAAGTACAAAAAAGCTACCAAAAGGTAAATATAAATTAAACTCCTTTAACTGAAAAAAGCATATTGTTTCTACAAGCCAATTAATGGTAATGACAAAAAAATTACCTGATATTACGCCAGCTGATGCCCTTCAATATTATCCATAAACGACCTTCAGATTCTCATTTCCATTATATTTCTGTGCTTCTTCAATTTCCCATACTAAAGATTTGACACCATCTCCGCAAAAACTCATATTAATTGTTTCAAGAGTTGATATACACCCTAAACAAGCTGGCATCACTTCCAAATTAGAAATTTTGATGAGTTTTAATTGCTGAAGGCACAGGAAGTAATCATCACTGTCAGAGTCTGTCTCTATCCACTCAACAATCACTACACATTCCAAAGTCAAGACCCTGAGTTTAGGGAATCCTCCTTCCATTAGCTCCCATTTTTGGCCCTCCATTGACTGCTCTCTTAATTTGAGGACTTCAAGATTGGGTAGTTGTTCAATCAATGACATTTTTCTACAGGGCAGACCCACACAGGAAAGAcacaacttcttcaaattcatgGGAAAAGAAAGCTCAACTTGTTCCCGCAAACCTGAGAAGTAATCGCCCCTCCAGGTGAGTGATTCTAGGCATTCTAGTCGACTCATGTTGCAGCATACTCCTTTTGGTCTCCCACGATTGAAAATTTTAAGTCGGCGAACGTTGGGAATCCTTCTCGATATGTTCTCTCCTTCTTGATCAAGATAAAGGTGCAGATGGGAGAGTGTGTCTAAATTGGGTAAAGTGGAGAGGTTTTCAATAATGTGGTCATTGGAAGAGAAAGGAATAAAGCAGCCACGCGATACACGTATATGCTTCAACTTCTTCATGTTCCAAATGCTATCTGGCAATGAAACAACCGCCGTAGAATCCAGACAGAAGGTTTCCAAATGTGAGAGCTTGGCTATAGATGGTGGAATGAATTCCATGCTCCAAGCAGCAAGGGCTAAGTACCTCAAACAAAGAAGTGATTCGACTTCAGTTGGAAGCTCCTTCAGCCTTAGGTTAATGCCCTCTAAATTCAAAACTTTAAGATGTTTGTAGATGCAAAAAAGGAAGGAGATATTAAGCAACTTAAACTTATCAAATCCTGGAGTAGCATTGTAGAGCAGCAGAGTATCTAAATGTGGACAAAATAGCTTTGACTTTATAAAATCTTCACCACTGGACCAAATGGACAACCGAGGTAGGTTGGGAGGCTCATTAAAGGTAGAAAGCTCATCATATCCTCGCAGGACCtgaagaaatttcttttctttcgccTCGCCCTTACAGAACTCAAATATCAAATCGTGAATGTAACAAGTTTTGACTCCACCAATGGATCTGCTTTTACTTACCATAACTAAGTTTCGACCTATAAGGTCCATCAGATATTCTTCTGCAATGACCTCTGATctctttccttcaattttttccACAAACCCTTCTGCAATCCAGAGGCGCATCAAATTCTTGGcaccaattttttcattttctcgaAATGCTGAAAAATACAGCAAGCATGCCCTCAAGTGATATGGTAAATGCTCATAACTGAGCTCCAATGACTTCTTGCACTGGTCTGTACCAGACACCTTGGTCGAAGTTAAACTTTCAGCAAATTCTTCCCAAACCAAAATATCATGCTCTATAGTTGCTAGAACTCCAGCAACAACAAGAAGTGCCAGTGGCAATCCCCTGCACTTCTTGGCAATCTTCATGGCAATTCCACACAATGCTTGAGGACAatcttcttttccaaatacCTTCTTCAACAGTAATTCAAAACTTTCTTTCTCACTGAGTGGGCGAAGATTGTGAGGTTTCCCCCCATATTCAACCTGTGAAGCCACATTAGAAGATCGACTCGTGAAGATGATTCTACTTCCTTTCTTGTCATCCGGGAAAGAAATTCCCAGCTCATTCCATACCTTAATGTCCCAGACATCATCAAAAACAACAAGATACCGATTCTCCTTTAGCTTTTTGTAGAGCTTTTCAAGCAACGTATGTTCATCCAGATTTTGAAACTCGTCATCCATCCTAGACTGTTCTCCATCAGAGCACATAATTTGTAGTAACAAGCTTTTCACGTTAAATTCTTGAGAAACAGTACACCAAAGACGAATCTGGAAGTTACAGATTACTAAACtatcattgtaaacttttcttGCTAAAGTTGTTTTACCAAGCCCAGCCATTCCCACAATGGGAACGATTTCCACCTGTTTTGATCCGCTTACAAGTCGTTCAATTACTTTTTCTGCCTCATCATCAAGACCAACCATGACTTCGTGGGCCATGGGCATTTTACCCTTTGATATCATGCGGCTGGAAGTCTTGCTAACTTCTGGTGCTCTTAAGCTATGAAAGGAAGGAAGACTTTCAATAATGCTTGAGCCACTGATCTGATCCTTAAAATGCTTGATATGGATGTTGGTATTAGCCAGCATATCATAACAGTCAAGGGCCTCTGTGGATTCTGAGAAGCTAATTTCTCCTTCCTTCACTCTGTTTAGAGAAGGCGAGCAAATTATAATGCCTGCCTCACAAAGAAGAGCaccaatttttttgtatttttcatcCATCTTCTCCTGCTGCTCCCTCAAAATGCTTCTCAAAAACCTCAGTCCTGCATAGAGTATTCGCATTTCATCTTTCATAGAATCCACAAAGCTAGAGCTGCAGCATAACTGCTCCCAGAGACAACTTATAAGAGAATCATTGAAGTTGTTCAATATCTGCTTATCCGTCATTCTATCATGCAATGATTTTGAGGATCTTGTAGCTCTGAGAACTTCCACATAAATCTCATAGACTTGAAAATCAATAGGTGTGATTTTCTGTTGTTGCTCATAGATCATGGAGCAGAACTCAGGATTGTGCAGCTCCTCATCTTCCCAAAAGGAACGCATGTAAGAGAGGCGTGCTGCGTTCAAAGCCACGACTTCAAAATGAGCCAACAGAAAGGCAGGAATATCTACAGTTCCTCGCAATTTGGCAAATGGAATGAAGCTTTTCAAGAATGTTAGCTTGGCTTCAAGGGCTTGTACTTGAGCACTCAAAGCAGCAGAAATAGCAGAAATAGATGATTCACTAATTTTCCCATCCATATACCAATTTGTCAAATCTGCTAGATTTTGTAGGATGAGGACTATAAATTCCATTAGTTCATCATCCGTCATACAAGAATTTGATTGCAATGACCTGCTGGTTGCCATAGCAAAGtaaattttggatgatttcttgcttaagtaatttgatttcttgctcaagtAATTTGATCTGCTTATGTAATTTGCCCTCCTCGTATTTGTGAAAGGTATCTTCAACGCAAGATAAGAAAGATGGAAGACTCACCTTCTTCGCTACATCGTCAGATTGCAAGTACAAATCATTGCTTTGGCTCCACTTTCTAGCACACATAAGAAatgttttgagaaatttcaTGCGTTTGATTGCATCACGAATACGAGCAGCTCTGTAAGTAACAATAACACAAGGGCTTCGGAGCAGCAACTCCAGATCAAGTAAGACCCGatcgatgctgcaagtggagacCATCTCCTATGCAGGGATTTTCGTCTCAAATTTTAAGAGAGAAGCAAATCTCACTAATTGCAGAGCCAGCAAGTATTTCTTTCCTGAAAATTACTCCTTTGCTTTTCTTCTTCTGAAGAGTATTGAGATAATCAATTTTCAACCAGGTGGAATTGGCATCAAGGTGGACCCCAGACACTGATAATACTACAGCTAGGAGTTGGGCATCTGAGGATTTAAAAGATACtacaattttgtcattttagctAAAGTTAGTGTGAAAATAAATCGTGGGTCATTAGCAATATTATTTGCTCATGTCTAATTACAAAAGGAAGTTGATAAAATTAGTTGACTCTGTTATCAACATTTTAATGGGGAAATTTGATATGGCAATCTCTCGTGATTGCAGAGAAATGCATTCTTGAAACATTTTCTGTTGGGGTCATTTTGATAACTAATGTTGTTTTCGGTTTGTATTACAAATATGAATCTGCATTAGTTTCCCTAGTCATTACAAAGTTGAAACTTTAGAGACATTGATAGGGTAgaatttgttagtaattttattatttatttcccCTTGTATCCTTGATAAattttgtgttaattgctgatatgtactcatatttggtatctgaacttaatttcaggaatgaagcataaaactaccaaaaaggagggattttatggagaatatggagacttctaaggggttcaatccttgggcccttggattggtggggaccacaaagTTATAAGTCATTTGGGCTCTTCAAAGAAAGCTACGTAAGGAGACTTGGAACAAGAAGTACTTgggaggctttgtccacatgtgtggggaccacctagatagctTTAGTCTATCTTTCTTTTGTCTCTTAAATAGGGATAACGTAGGGAAGGAAGACATCTctagttttagtttttcttttagttttagtttttagcctAGTCTTtagtttttttcctttccttctcctgactggcctctgacacacgccaggtgttcgacaatattccccaacgggaaaaacacCTTTTATTCCTTACTTCCTTATAGAAAAC
This Coffea arabica cultivar ET-39 chromosome 3e, Coffea Arabica ET-39 HiFi, whole genome shotgun sequence DNA region includes the following protein-coding sequences:
- the LOC140004316 gene encoding putative late blight resistance protein homolog R1A-3, producing the protein MATSRSLQSNSCMTDDELMEFIVLILQNLADLTNWYMDGKISESSISAISAALSAQVQALEAKLTFLKSFIPFAKLRGTVDIPAFLLAHFEVVALNAARLSYMRSFWEDEELHNPEFCSMIYEQQQKITPIDFQVYEIYVEVLRATRSSKSLHDRMTDKQILNNFNDSLISCLWEQLCCSSSFVDSMKDEMRILYAGLRFLRSILREQQEKMDEKYKKIGALLCEAGIIICSPSLNRVKEGEISFSESTEALDCYDMLANTNIHIKHFKDQISGSSIIESLPSFHSLRAPEVSKTSSRMISKGKMPMAHEVMVGLDDEAEKVIERLVSGSKQVEIVPIVGMAGLGKTTLARKVYNDSLVICNFQIRLWCTVSQEFNVKSLLLQIMCSDGEQSRMDDEFQNLDEHTLLEKLYKKLKENRYLVVFDDVWDIKVWNELGISFPDDKKGSRIIFTSRSSNVASQVEYGGKPHNLRPLSEKESFELLLKKVFGKEDCPQALCGIAMKIAKKCRGLPLALLVVAGVLATIEHDILVWEEFAESLTSTKVSGTDQCKKSLELSYEHLPYHLRACLLYFSAFRENEKIGAKNLMRLWIAEGFVEKIEGKRSEVIAEEYLMDLIGRNLVMVSKSRSIGGVKTCYIHDLIFEFCKGEAKEKKFLQVLRGYDELSTFNEPPNLPRLSIWSSGEDFIKSKLFCPHLDTLLLYNATPGFDKFKLLNISFLFCIYKHLKVLNLEGINLRLKELPTEVESLLCLRYLALAAWSMEFIPPSIAKLSHLETFCLDSTAVVSLPDSIWNMKKLKHIRVSRGCFIPFSSNDHIIENLSTLPNLDTLSHLHLYLDQEGENISRRIPNVRRLKIFNRGRPKGVCCNMSRLECLESLTWRGDYFSGLREQVELSFPMNLKKLCLSCVGLPCRKMSLIEQLPNLEVLKLREQSMEGQKWELMEGGFPKLRVLTLECVVIVEWIETDSDSDDYFLCLQQLKLIKISNLEVMPACLGCISTLETINMSFCGDGVKSLVWEIEEAQKYNGNENLKVVYG